One segment of Vibrio gazogenes DNA contains the following:
- the glnS gene encoding glutamine--tRNA ligase yields the protein MSEAEARPSNFIRQIVDKDLAEGKHTSVHTRFPPEPNGYIHIGHAKSICLNFGIAQDYQGQCNLRFDDTNPEKENIEYVESIKKDVNWLGFQWAGEVCYSSDYFDQLYRYAIELIEKGLAYVEELAPEQIREYRGTLNHPGKESPYRDRSVEENLALFEKMRTGGFQEGEACLRAKIDMASSFMVLRDPVLYRVRFAEHHQTGDQWCIYPMYDFTHCISDALEGITHSLCTLEFQDNRRLYDWVLDNITIPCHPRQYEFSRLNLEYTVMSKRKLNQLVSEKFVSGWDDPRMPTISGLRRRGFTPASIREFCKRIGVTKQDNMIEFSSLESCIRDDLNEHAPRAMAVLDPVKVVIENYDADTVEMLDVANHPNKPEMGSRQVAFSREIWIEREDFREEANKKYKRLVLGKEVRLRGAYVIKAERIEKDSAGEITTIYCTYDADTLGKNPADGRKVKGVIHWVSVSQGIPAEFRLYDRLFSVANPAAEDDFTQVLNPESLIRQQGFVEASLASAQPEFGYQFERIGYFCADNRDSSAESLVFNRTVGLRDTWAKIEAV from the coding sequence ATGAGTGAAGCTGAGGCTCGTCCATCGAACTTTATCCGTCAGATTGTTGATAAAGACTTGGCGGAAGGCAAACATACCAGTGTGCATACCCGATTTCCACCAGAGCCGAATGGCTATATCCATATCGGACATGCTAAGTCAATTTGTTTGAATTTCGGTATTGCTCAGGATTATCAGGGCCAGTGTAACTTACGTTTTGATGATACAAACCCAGAAAAAGAAAACATCGAGTATGTTGAGTCAATTAAGAAAGACGTCAACTGGTTAGGTTTTCAATGGGCGGGCGAGGTGTGCTATTCATCTGATTATTTTGATCAGTTGTATCGTTATGCCATTGAATTAATCGAGAAAGGACTCGCTTATGTTGAAGAGCTGGCGCCAGAACAAATCCGTGAGTATCGGGGAACGTTGAATCATCCGGGAAAAGAAAGTCCTTATCGTGATCGCAGTGTTGAAGAAAACCTCGCGTTGTTTGAAAAAATGCGCACCGGTGGATTTCAGGAAGGTGAAGCCTGTTTGCGTGCCAAAATCGATATGGCTTCTTCTTTTATGGTTTTACGTGATCCGGTTTTATACCGAGTTCGTTTTGCTGAGCATCATCAGACCGGTGATCAATGGTGTATCTATCCGATGTACGACTTTACTCACTGTATTTCGGATGCATTGGAAGGCATTACTCACTCTTTGTGTACCTTGGAGTTTCAAGACAACCGACGTTTGTATGATTGGGTATTGGATAACATCACCATCCCCTGCCATCCGAGACAGTATGAATTTAGTCGCTTAAACCTTGAATATACGGTGATGTCGAAACGGAAGCTGAATCAATTGGTGTCTGAGAAATTCGTTTCAGGATGGGATGATCCACGAATGCCAACCATTTCTGGTTTGCGTCGTCGCGGATTTACACCAGCATCGATTCGTGAATTCTGTAAACGCATCGGTGTGACGAAACAAGACAATATGATTGAATTTAGTTCGTTGGAATCTTGTATTCGTGACGACCTGAATGAACATGCGCCCAGAGCCATGGCTGTGTTGGATCCTGTGAAAGTTGTGATTGAGAATTATGACGCTGACACCGTGGAGATGCTGGACGTTGCTAACCATCCTAACAAGCCTGAGATGGGGAGTCGCCAAGTTGCCTTTAGTCGGGAAATCTGGATTGAACGTGAAGATTTTCGTGAAGAAGCAAATAAGAAATATAAACGTCTTGTTCTTGGCAAAGAAGTCCGTTTACGCGGCGCCTATGTGATTAAAGCTGAGCGGATTGAGAAAGATAGTGCGGGTGAGATTACCACGATTTACTGTACTTACGATGCCGATACGTTGGGGAAAAACCCAGCGGATGGGCGAAAAGTTAAAGGTGTTATTCACTGGGTTTCTGTTAGCCAAGGTATTCCCGCTGAATTCCGGTTGTATGATCGGCTCTTCTCGGTTGCTAACCCAGCGGCAGAAGATGATTTTACGCAAGTTCTGAATCCTGAATCTCTGATTCGTCAGCAAGGTTTTGTGGAAGCAAGTTTAGCTTCAGCTCAACCAGAATTTGGTTATCAGTTTGAACGTATCGGTTATTTTTGTGCAGATAACCGCGATTCTTCAGCCGAATCATTGGTTTTTAACCGTACTGTCGGTTTAAGAGATACTTGGGCGAAGATTGAAGCGGTCTGA
- a CDS encoding FimV/HubP family polar landmark protein: protein MRQFLKRLLLPFAIAAVGQFSLVHAEGIRLLGPTGQVQSSPQYSEAVRSSAAQSNNEPSKFYGPTSETETLWSIASKLRPSNQVTVQQTLLALYQLNPESFEQQNIHSLIPGSRLRIPSLAQIRSVTTEEATRVMQAHQQRLDQASRLAATGSSSAVKARTVKPTKPTSVKTDTPPAAQPDTKPAQQQTNTQQVSPAKDKIIPSEQPPQTEAPQSVLSFSSSDATGTDSEILALEEKNHRLTLMLSKVQSEVSDLKNELGDENKVRTEVEKLLAEERRKRAEAERMSPTSLDKLLSNSWTVGALALIPGLLIALLIMWLVGRRKTSDTSSDAPTETKDVSDKPINIGDAAEVGDHDDELDDLSLDDDLFSTTSPEAEESEVQDEADVDDVFAELDDVDLDLDLGDESEEDLFASIDDDGDLVDTDLDSDFSASANGISVNSEDKAVGLEEMERALEDASLGAGDEEQAEDEDFDLSSDDQVGMSQDEIEMLLDGDGLDDDLDTTELDQSMLDDLLAEEQGDEFDLGDVGVASDSELEALFDSIEQQADLEQLEANSQDDSFLDEAFDTGAFDSLDTSEDESESVTDETTALLDELLDESDDTDDELNWDKELEDLGGFDLADESDDDLFDFETLDLDEDLEADTELDEDDTTPIDDGTELFDELLEIEQHTIEEDDDFNREGFIDDLISSAPDKDPLLDEVDFDASVSAEAPGEDSNDFDFNPEIEGSEQVDEDDSVAANEFGVPQDIDWDIEEELEPSSALTSGDEEVSESELPGFDETTVLSEFDTPPADTEVAEPPESDDLSDFIDDEALPEFDETVALDEFDAPAVDTDAPKLSDSEMTSESDSAIDQPSEVPESPAEAPVIEEDHAPEADIETEQVIEPEATQAEAVAEPPESDDLSDFIDDEALPEFDETVALDEFDAPAVDTGAPELSDSEMTSESDSAIDQPSEEPELPAEAPVIEAEHAPEADIETEQVIEPEAMQAEAVAEPPESDDLSDFIDDEALPEFDETVALDEFDAPAVDTDAPQLSDSEMTSESDSAIDQPSEVPESPAEAPVIEEDHAPEADIETEQVIEPEATQAEAVAEPPESDDLSDFIDDEALPEFDEMAALDEFDAPPVDTDAPELSDSEITSESDSAIDQPSEEPESSAEVPVIEEDDVPEADIETETEQVIEPEATQAEAVAEPSESDDLSDFIDDEALPEFDEMAALDEFDAPAVDTDAPKLSDSEMTSESDSVIDQPSEEPESPAEAPVIEKDDVPEADIETETEQVIEPEATQAEAVAEPSESDDLSDFIDDEALPEFDETVALDEFDAPAVDTDAPELSDSEITSESDSAIDQPSEEPELPAEAPVIEAEHVPEADIETEQVIEPEATQAEAVAEPSESDDLSDFIDDEALPEFDETVALDKFDAPAVDTDAPELSDSETTSESDSAIDQPSEEPESSAEAPVIEEDDVPEADIETETEQVIEPEATQAEAVAEPSESDDLSDFIDDEALPEFDEMAALDEFDAPPVDTDAPELSDSEMTSESDSAIDQPSEEPELPAEAPVIEEEHVPEADIETEQVIEPEATQAEAVAEPSESDDLSDFIDDEALPEFDETAALSESDTLSADADELASELQESDDLSDFIDDDALPEFDETAALSESDALSADADELASELQESDDLSDFIDDDALPEFDETAALSESDALPADVDESASEPPESDDLSDVIDDDAFPEFDEMAALDEFDTSPVDAGVSEIASDVAPETDLATESSDFVDEGAGLEPLPRHSFDEDALGALLDENAEPAQYVFEPNLDEERIASAGMDLESMLSMGGEDWNGFKLSPEQQASIPDEVPKDEQDVWRSENQTYEPQADSEDWEVQDDLFYNESEQQRHLTIDELMSQVEGHHHPFEDVDLKLDVGLNEFPDVIGDITNVDVDSNAEAAGKLDLAKIYIEMNDEAGAVKLLEEAIVDGNDDIRQAAKRLIDELSRRN, encoded by the coding sequence ATGCGTCAATTTTTAAAACGTCTGTTGTTACCATTTGCAATAGCAGCCGTGGGTCAGTTTTCTCTTGTTCATGCAGAAGGTATTCGTCTGCTTGGACCAACAGGTCAGGTGCAGTCATCACCCCAATATAGTGAAGCGGTGAGGTCTTCTGCTGCGCAATCAAATAATGAACCTTCCAAATTTTATGGTCCCACTTCCGAAACAGAAACATTATGGTCGATTGCCTCAAAACTCAGACCATCAAATCAAGTTACCGTTCAGCAAACGCTACTTGCTCTCTATCAGTTAAATCCCGAATCATTTGAACAGCAGAATATTCACAGCTTAATTCCGGGAAGTCGGTTACGTATTCCATCTCTCGCCCAGATTCGGAGTGTGACAACTGAAGAAGCGACACGGGTCATGCAGGCTCATCAGCAACGGTTAGATCAGGCGAGTCGTCTCGCAGCAACTGGTTCATCGTCAGCGGTAAAAGCTCGCACCGTAAAACCGACGAAGCCTACATCTGTTAAAACAGATACACCTCCAGCAGCACAACCTGATACGAAGCCTGCACAACAACAGACTAATACTCAGCAAGTGAGTCCGGCGAAAGACAAAATAATTCCGTCAGAGCAGCCGCCTCAGACAGAAGCACCTCAGAGCGTGTTGTCATTTTCTTCATCAGATGCGACAGGAACAGACTCAGAAATTCTGGCTCTTGAAGAGAAAAATCACCGTTTAACACTCATGCTGTCAAAAGTGCAGTCAGAAGTAAGTGATCTGAAGAATGAACTGGGCGATGAAAATAAAGTTCGTACTGAAGTCGAAAAACTGCTGGCTGAAGAGCGCAGAAAACGTGCGGAAGCTGAGCGGATGTCGCCCACATCCCTCGACAAACTATTGTCAAATAGCTGGACGGTCGGTGCGCTCGCGCTTATTCCCGGATTATTGATCGCTTTACTGATCATGTGGTTGGTTGGTCGGAGAAAAACATCGGATACATCATCTGATGCGCCAACGGAAACGAAGGATGTGAGTGATAAACCGATTAATATTGGGGATGCTGCAGAAGTCGGTGATCACGATGATGAACTTGATGACCTGTCACTTGACGATGATCTCTTTAGCACAACCAGCCCTGAAGCAGAAGAGAGTGAGGTTCAGGATGAAGCCGATGTTGATGATGTCTTTGCTGAGCTCGACGATGTCGATCTTGATTTGGACCTGGGGGATGAAAGTGAGGAAGATCTGTTTGCCAGCATCGATGATGATGGTGACTTAGTTGATACGGATCTCGATAGTGATTTCTCTGCGAGTGCAAATGGCATTAGCGTCAACAGCGAAGATAAAGCGGTCGGTCTGGAAGAAATGGAGCGAGCGCTTGAGGATGCGTCTCTTGGGGCGGGCGATGAAGAACAGGCCGAGGATGAGGATTTCGATCTTTCCAGTGATGATCAAGTTGGGATGTCTCAGGACGAAATTGAGATGTTGCTGGATGGTGACGGGCTTGACGATGACTTAGATACGACAGAGCTTGATCAATCCATGCTCGATGATTTATTGGCAGAAGAGCAAGGTGATGAGTTCGATCTAGGCGATGTCGGTGTTGCTTCTGATAGCGAGCTGGAAGCTTTATTTGACAGTATTGAGCAACAAGCCGATCTGGAGCAATTAGAAGCAAATAGTCAGGATGATTCATTCTTAGATGAAGCATTTGATACTGGCGCATTTGACTCACTCGATACATCCGAAGATGAATCAGAAAGTGTTACAGATGAAACGACCGCACTGCTGGATGAGTTACTGGATGAATCGGATGACACCGACGACGAACTTAATTGGGATAAAGAGTTAGAAGATCTCGGTGGCTTTGACTTAGCAGATGAAAGTGATGATGACCTGTTTGATTTTGAAACGCTCGATCTTGATGAAGATTTGGAAGCCGATACTGAACTCGATGAAGACGATACGACTCCGATTGATGATGGGACTGAGTTATTTGATGAATTACTAGAAATTGAACAGCACACTATCGAGGAAGATGATGACTTTAACCGTGAAGGGTTTATTGATGATCTGATTAGTTCCGCACCGGATAAAGACCCGTTATTAGATGAAGTCGATTTTGACGCATCTGTCTCAGCAGAAGCACCGGGAGAGGACTCGAACGACTTTGATTTCAATCCTGAAATTGAAGGCAGTGAACAGGTTGATGAAGATGATTCAGTTGCAGCGAATGAGTTTGGGGTTCCGCAAGATATTGATTGGGATATTGAGGAAGAACTAGAGCCATCTTCTGCATTGACATCGGGCGATGAGGAAGTCTCTGAGTCTGAATTACCTGGTTTCGACGAGACGACCGTACTGAGTGAATTCGACACACCACCTGCCGACACTGAAGTCGCGGAGCCACCGGAGAGCGATGATCTATCCGATTTTATCGATGACGAAGCGTTACCAGAATTCGATGAAACGGTCGCACTGGATGAATTCGATGCACCGGCAGTCGATACCGATGCTCCTAAACTGAGTGACTCAGAGATGACCTCTGAGAGTGATTCAGCCATCGACCAGCCAAGTGAAGTGCCAGAATCACCTGCAGAAGCGCCTGTTATCGAAGAAGATCATGCTCCTGAAGCTGACATCGAAACAGAGCAAGTGATTGAGCCGGAAGCGACGCAAGCTGAAGCAGTCGCGGAGCCACCGGAGAGCGATGATCTATCCGACTTTATCGATGACGAAGCGTTACCAGAATTCGATGAAACGGTCGCACTGGATGAATTCGATGCACCGGCAGTCGATACCGGTGCTCCTGAACTGAGTGACTCAGAGATGACCTCTGAGAGTGATTCAGCCATCGACCAGCCAAGTGAAGAGCCAGAATTACCCGCAGAAGCGCCTGTCATTGAAGCAGAGCATGCTCCTGAAGCTGACATCGAAACCGAGCAAGTGATTGAGCCGGAAGCGATGCAAGCTGAAGCAGTCGCGGAGCCACCGGAGAGCGATGATCTATCCGACTTTATCGATGACGAAGCGTTACCAGAATTCGATGAAACGGTCGCACTGGATGAATTCGATGCACCGGCAGTCGATACCGATGCTCCTCAACTGAGTGACTCAGAGATGACCTCTGAGAGTGATTCAGCCATCGACCAGCCAAGTGAAGTGCCAGAATCACCTGCAGAAGCGCCTGTTATCGAAGAAGATCATGCTCCTGAAGCTGACATCGAAACAGAGCAAGTGATTGAGCCGGAAGCGACGCAAGCTGAAGCAGTCGCGGAGCCACCGGAGAGCGATGATCTATCCGACTTTATCGATGACGAAGCGTTACCAGAATTCGATGAAATGGCCGCACTGGATGAATTTGATGCACCGCCAGTCGATACCGATGCTCCTGAACTGAGTGACTCAGAGATAACCTCTGAGAGTGATTCAGCCATCGACCAGCCAAGTGAAGAGCCAGAATCATCCGCAGAGGTGCCTGTCATTGAAGAGGATGATGTCCCTGAAGCGGATATTGAAACAGAAACAGAGCAAGTGATTGAGCCGGAAGCGACGCAAGCTGAAGCAGTCGCGGAGCCATCGGAGAGCGATGATCTATCCGACTTTATCGATGACGAAGCGTTACCAGAATTCGATGAAATGGCCGCACTGGATGAATTCGATGCACCGGCAGTCGATACCGATGCTCCTAAACTGAGTGACTCAGAGATGACCTCTGAGAGTGATTCCGTCATCGACCAGCCAAGTGAAGAGCCAGAATCACCCGCAGAAGCGCCTGTCATTGAAAAGGATGATGTCCCTGAAGCGGATATTGAAACAGAAACAGAGCAAGTGATTGAGCCGGAAGCGACGCAAGCTGAAGCAGTCGCGGAGCCATCGGAGAGCGATGATCTATCCGATTTTATCGATGACGAAGCGTTACCAGAATTCGATGAAACGGTCGCACTGGATGAATTCGATGCACCGGCAGTCGATACCGATGCTCCTGAACTGAGTGACTCAGAGATAACCTCTGAGAGTGATTCAGCCATCGACCAGCCAAGTGAAGAGCCAGAATTACCCGCAGAAGCGCCTGTCATTGAAGCAGAGCATGTTCCTGAAGCAGACATCGAAACCGAGCAAGTGATTGAGCCGGAAGCGACGCAAGCTGAAGCAGTCGCGGAGCCATCGGAGAGCGATGATCTATCCGATTTTATCGATGACGAAGCGTTACCAGAATTCGATGAAACGGTCGCACTGGATAAATTCGATGCACCGGCAGTCGATACCGATGCTCCTGAACTGAGTGACTCAGAGACAACCTCTGAGAGTGATTCAGCCATCGACCAGCCAAGTGAAGAGCCAGAATCATCCGCAGAGGCGCCTGTCATTGAAGAGGATGATGTCCCTGAAGCGGATATTGAAACAGAAACAGAGCAAGTGATTGAGCCGGAAGCGACGCAAGCTGAAGCAGTCGCGGAGCCATCGGAGAGCGATGATCTATCCGATTTTATCGATGACGAAGCGTTACCAGAATTCGATGAAATGGCCGCACTGGATGAATTTGATGCACCGCCAGTCGATACCGATGCTCCTGAACTGAGTGACTCAGAGATGACCTCTGAGAGTGATTCAGCCATCGACCAGCCAAGTGAAGAGCCAGAATTACCCGCAGAAGCGCCTGTCATTGAAGAAGAGCATGTTCCTGAAGCAGACATCGAAACCGAGCAAGTGATTGAGCCGGAAGCGACGCAAGCTGAAGCAGTCGCGGAGCCGTCGGAGAGCGATGATCTATCCGATTTTATCGATGACGAAGCGTTACCAGAATTCGATGAAACGGCGGCACTGAGTGAATCCGATACATTGTCAGCAGATGCGGATGAGTTAGCATCCGAGCTACAGGAAAGCGATGATTTATCTGACTTTATCGATGATGATGCGTTACCAGAATTCGATGAAACGGCGGCACTGAGTGAATCCGATGCATTGTCAGCGGATGCGGATGAGTTAGCATCCGAGCTACAGGAGAGCGATGATTTATCTGACTTTATCGATGATGATGCGTTACCAGAGTTTGACGAAACGGCGGCACTGAGTGAATCCGATGCATTGCCAGCAGATGTGGATGAGTCAGCATCCGAGCCACCGGAGAGTGATGATTTATCAGATGTTATCGATGATGATGCATTCCCAGAATTCGATGAAATGGCCGCATTAGATGAATTCGATACGTCGCCAGTAGACGCGGGTGTCTCCGAGATAGCATCAGACGTGGCTCCAGAAACTGACTTAGCCACTGAGTCTTCTGATTTTGTGGATGAGGGGGCTGGTCTTGAGCCTCTCCCAAGACATTCTTTTGATGAAGATGCATTGGGTGCGTTGTTGGATGAAAATGCTGAGCCTGCGCAGTATGTTTTTGAGCCAAATCTAGATGAAGAGCGGATTGCCAGCGCAGGAATGGATTTAGAGTCGATGCTGAGTATGGGTGGTGAAGATTGGAATGGCTTCAAACTTTCTCCGGAACAACAGGCGTCGATTCCTGATGAAGTGCCGAAAGATGAGCAGGATGTTTGGCGAAGTGAAAATCAAACATATGAACCTCAGGCCGATTCGGAAGATTGGGAAGTTCAGGATGACTTATTCTATAACGAGTCTGAACAGCAGCGTCATTTAACAATTGATGAACTGATGTCTCAAGTTGAAGGACATCACCATCCTTTTGAAGACGTCGATCTTAAACTGGATGTCGGGTTGAATGAATTCCCGGATGTCATCGGAGATATTACGAATGTTGATGTTGACAGCAATGCGGAAGCCGCAGGGAAACTGGATCTTGCGAAGATTTACATCGAAATGAATGATGAAGCAGGTGCGGTGAAGTTATTGGAAGAAGCCATTGTTGACGGGAACGATGATATTCGTCAGGCTGCAAAACGCTTGATTGACGAGCTGAGCCGAAGAAATTAA
- the truA gene encoding tRNA pseudouridine(38-40) synthase TruA encodes MRIALGVEYHGAHYYGWQRQRDVPSVQEALEKALSQVANHPIEVQCAGRTDAGVHGTGQVVHFDTEVQRKTAAWTMGANANLPQDIAVRWAQEVPDSFHARFSATARRYRYVIYNDNLRPAILSAGVSHYHGDLCVERMHRAGQLLLGENDFTSFRAVHCQSRSPWRNVMHLQVTRHNRYVVIDIKANAFVHHMVRNIAGSLIAVGRGEQKPEWIQWLLEAKDRKLAAATAKAEGLYLVEVEYPQVFNLPEQPVGPLFLPDTLNESR; translated from the coding sequence ATGAGAATCGCTTTAGGTGTTGAGTATCATGGCGCTCATTATTATGGCTGGCAGCGGCAGCGAGATGTTCCTAGTGTTCAGGAAGCTTTGGAAAAAGCACTGAGCCAAGTTGCGAATCATCCGATCGAAGTCCAGTGTGCTGGGCGAACTGATGCTGGTGTTCACGGTACGGGACAAGTTGTCCATTTTGATACTGAGGTTCAGCGAAAAACGGCAGCATGGACGATGGGGGCGAATGCGAATTTACCCCAAGATATTGCTGTGCGATGGGCACAGGAAGTTCCTGATTCGTTTCATGCTCGTTTTTCAGCGACCGCACGGCGTTATCGGTATGTGATATACAATGATAATTTGCGACCGGCCATTTTGTCGGCTGGTGTCAGTCATTATCATGGTGATTTATGTGTTGAAAGAATGCACCGAGCCGGACAATTGTTACTGGGAGAAAATGATTTTACCTCCTTCAGAGCCGTACATTGTCAGTCTCGCAGCCCGTGGCGGAATGTCATGCATCTGCAAGTCACTCGTCACAATCGTTATGTTGTGATTGATATTAAAGCCAATGCGTTTGTACACCATATGGTCAGAAATATCGCGGGGAGCTTAATTGCTGTCGGCAGAGGGGAGCAAAAGCCTGAATGGATTCAATGGCTATTAGAAGCTAAAGATCGGAAACTTGCGGCTGCAACAGCGAAAGCAGAAGGGCTTTATTTGGTTGAAGTCGAATATCCGCAAGTATTCAATCTACCGGAGCAACCTGTTGGTCCGTTATTTTTACCTGATACATTGAACGAATCGCGTTAG
- the accD gene encoding acetyl-CoA carboxylase, carboxyltransferase subunit beta: MSWLEKILEKSNIVSSRKASIPEGVWTKCTSCEQVLYYAELERNLEVCPKCNHHMRMSARRRLEKFLDEDNRQEIGETLEPQDKLKFKDSKRYKERLAAAQKASGEKDALVVMKGELCGYPLVACAFEFSFMAGSMGSVVGARFVKAVEAAIEAKCGLICFSASGGARMQEALMSLMQMAKTSAALERLSQNGLPFISVMTDPTMGGVSASLAMLGDINIGEPKAVIGFAGRRVIEQTVREDLPEGFQRSEFLLEHGAIDMIVDRREMRSQIASLLGKMMNYPAQTTESGNDSTYAVPEAEKKE, translated from the coding sequence ATGAGTTGGCTTGAAAAGATTTTAGAGAAAAGCAATATTGTCAGTTCGCGAAAAGCATCGATTCCTGAAGGTGTTTGGACAAAATGTACGTCTTGTGAACAAGTCCTTTATTATGCTGAGTTAGAACGTAATTTAGAAGTTTGTCCAAAGTGTAATCACCATATGCGGATGAGCGCTCGTCGTCGTCTGGAAAAATTTCTTGATGAAGATAACCGCCAAGAAATCGGTGAGACGCTGGAGCCGCAGGACAAATTAAAATTCAAAGATTCAAAACGTTATAAAGAGAGACTTGCAGCGGCGCAGAAAGCAAGTGGTGAAAAAGATGCCTTGGTCGTTATGAAAGGAGAGCTTTGCGGCTATCCTCTTGTTGCTTGTGCATTTGAGTTTTCCTTTATGGCAGGTTCGATGGGATCAGTCGTTGGAGCACGTTTTGTGAAAGCTGTAGAAGCAGCGATTGAAGCCAAGTGTGGTTTGATCTGTTTTTCTGCCAGTGGTGGTGCCCGAATGCAAGAGGCGTTAATGTCTCTGATGCAAATGGCGAAAACCAGCGCAGCGCTGGAACGTCTATCCCAAAATGGCTTACCATTTATCTCTGTAATGACTGACCCGACTATGGGTGGTGTATCTGCAAGCTTGGCGATGCTCGGTGATATTAATATTGGTGAGCCGAAAGCGGTCATTGGTTTTGCCGGTCGTCGCGTTATTGAACAGACAGTACGTGAAGATCTTCCAGAAGGTTTCCAGCGCAGTGAGTTTCTGTTGGAGCACGGCGCGATTGATATGATTGTTGATCGTCGTGAAATGCGGTCTCAAATTGCGAGCCTGTTGGGTAAGATGATGAATTACCCAGCACAGACAACAGAATCCGGAAATGATAGTACTTATGCGGTACCAGAAGCCGAGAAAAAAGAGTAA
- the folC gene encoding bifunctional tetrahydrofolate synthase/dihydrofolate synthase, with product MSQNAMPQATSSLSMWLDYLSSIHHSSIDLGLDRVQVVAQRANLLKPAPTIITVAGTNGKGSTCAILEAILLAAGYSVGVYSSPHLICYNERIRINGKVLADENHTHAFDFIEKQRGTTSLSFFEFGTLAALRLLQEEQVDVAILEVGLGGRLDATNVVEHDVSVITSLAIDHIDWLGDDLGQIGYEKAGIFRAGQPAVCGEPHPPATVAAYADEIDAEFFQIGIQFNYQVAEDVWHWQHGAFDLRDLPKPQLPLPNAATALMALGCAGLDISDMDIVEGLKSASLPGRMQLISQQPVIMLDVAHNPHSAQYLASYIKQRFSDKKIHLVIGMLHDKDIQATITALSSVVDHWYPASLTGPRAAFASELNRYIPVPSQTYESPVQAFKAAMTRAHENDAIIVAGSFHTVGEVLDFWHKRGV from the coding sequence ATGAGTCAGAACGCTATGCCACAAGCCACATCTTCGTTATCGATGTGGCTTGATTATTTATCCAGTATCCATCATTCATCCATAGATTTAGGCCTTGATCGCGTTCAGGTCGTGGCTCAGAGAGCCAACCTGTTAAAACCTGCACCAACCATTATTACGGTTGCCGGCACGAATGGGAAAGGTTCTACCTGTGCGATTCTCGAAGCCATCCTGCTTGCTGCAGGGTATTCGGTGGGCGTCTATAGTTCTCCACATCTTATCTGTTATAACGAACGTATTCGGATCAACGGCAAAGTCTTAGCCGATGAAAACCATACGCACGCGTTTGATTTTATTGAAAAACAGCGGGGTACAACGAGTCTGAGCTTTTTTGAGTTCGGAACGCTGGCTGCATTGCGATTACTGCAAGAAGAACAAGTCGATGTTGCGATTTTAGAAGTCGGCTTAGGTGGTCGGTTAGATGCGACCAATGTTGTTGAACATGATGTTTCGGTCATCACGAGTCTGGCCATCGACCATATTGATTGGCTGGGGGATGATCTGGGACAGATCGGGTACGAGAAAGCGGGTATTTTTCGTGCCGGTCAGCCAGCGGTATGCGGTGAGCCTCATCCACCAGCGACTGTTGCCGCCTATGCTGATGAAATCGATGCGGAATTTTTTCAGATCGGTATTCAATTTAATTATCAGGTTGCAGAAGATGTATGGCATTGGCAGCATGGTGCTTTTGATCTCCGTGACTTACCGAAGCCACAGTTACCGTTACCCAATGCTGCAACTGCTTTGATGGCACTTGGATGTGCTGGGCTCGATATCAGTGATATGGATATTGTTGAGGGATTAAAGAGTGCCTCTCTGCCTGGCAGAATGCAGCTAATTAGCCAGCAGCCGGTAATTATGCTGGATGTTGCGCATAACCCACATTCTGCCCAATATCTGGCATCATATATAAAGCAGCGTTTCTCGGACAAGAAAATTCATCTGGTCATTGGTATGTTACATGACAAAGATATTCAGGCAACGATCACCGCTTTATCATCGGTTGTTGATCATTGGTATCCGGCTTCTTTGACCGGGCCTCGGGCTGCTTTTGCCAGCGAGTTGAATCGCTATATTCCTGTTCCGAGTCAAACCTATGAATCACCCGTTCAGGCTTTTAAAGCTGCGATGACACGAGCCCATGAAAATGATGCCATTATCGTCGCGGGTTCGTTCCACACGGTTGGAGAAGTTTTAGATTTTTGGCATAAACGAGGGGTGTAA